The genomic region ATTTTATTAAGGCGAGCAATTTAACGATATATCGCCATTCAATAGTTAACATGCAGACATATTATATCCTATATATAGTTTATTCATTTAACTAGAGTTtgtgaaagaataaagtatgtcTCCATCGACTCCAAGTCAAAGAAAgtaatactactagtaaaaAGTAATTTGTTAAATCCAAGCCATCGAATTCATGAAGTCTACGTTACTCCATTTAAATGAAACAAATGTATACACCATCGATCAAGCATTATATGATACGATATGATAATGATAACTCCAAAATTGTAAAGGAAAAATGAAGTGAAAACCTAGCAAATCAGAGTATGGTGCAATTAGGAGGAGAGGCATCGTACACGACCCTTTCATAATAAACCGGCGGGCAGTACTGCGCTTGAGTTGGCCGTGGAGGACTTGAATCCGGTGTAGACGGTCCACTTGAATTGGCCGGATTAACGTCTTGTATGCTCACAATATCAGCAAAGCAAAACTTTTTCCGAAGAGACTTTGCCAAACAAACGGAATCTACCCCTTCTCCGGTCACCACAAGCTGGTCATTTTCGTCGATGCTCACCGCCGCCACTCCtgcattatcatcatcatcagtgATCATCTTTATAGACATATAATATGATCATTTTCTCCACTAATTCATTAGATCATTTTGATCTATGATGGATTGATTCATAGTATTTAATCAGAGATTATTTAACACAATAAATTAGTGTGTGTGTCATAGTTTCAAATCAATATATTTGCTACATGTAACAAATTAATATACATACCTGGTACATTCACAGCAATCGACATGGCCTTTGATCTAGCCTTCTCATTGTGCATGGGCACATTTATCACAATCTTTTTCTACATTACAAAATCATTTAATTAGatgcaaatgaaatgaatctCCTGTTTTATAATTGAACAAAACCCTACCTTCATTTCAAGAGCTCTTCTAGTTGGTTTCTTACTATGGAAGTTTTAGAGACCAAAAACCTAATTAATATGCAACCCTTGGGTTTttctatttataggaaaaaaatcCCCCAATAAATAGCAATTTATTATTATGTACTGTTAAATAACATATGTCATGCATATGGATATGTAGAAAAATGTGTGATCACCGTGTATGGTAACGGACACGTAGAATAGTGAAGAAATATGAAACCGATAATTGACTATTGGACTTGGTGTTAACGatcataattaatactccctccgtccccgaataatagtcgctaatttcctttttaggccgtcccccattaagagtcactcttcatttttaccataaatggtagtaggtctcacattccactaactcactccactcacattttattataaaatcaatataaaaaaagtgggtcccacattccactaactttttcaaccaaattttctttacatttcttaaaactcgtgcccggtcaaacaacgactcctattagggggcggagggagtaattaatatGGTTAAGgatattattttcttgttttttcttgaattttccaTGTTGACATTTCTAAACCTGTAAAAGgagaaaaatacataaattttataTGTGCAATTTGTTAAGGAAGCATCGTGGGCAGGTATGAGTTACACTGTTTCTGCATTGAGTGCGGTGTGAGAAATATAGACCAATTCTTGCTATATAGTCATAAAATATTTGGCTACACCGAACTACATAAATAGCGATAAGCAgcataattaaatattcaagttgactgatggggtgcgtactaaacaagcccaacagcaatgacggcccatcagcccaaagcccaaggaagagtatgagttcggcattaccaaagagttcggcctcagcctacagctcggtaaaagccaacctatcaagctctgctctcagatcggcaaccaaagcaggagtatgagttcggcattaccaaaaagttcggcctcagcctacagctcggtaaaagccatccaatcaagctctgctctcaggtcggcatcaagctctactctcagatcggcaaccaaagcagttcggtctcagtattcgaccgaacaaggagttagtggacccatacaggatgtccaacacacccactaccacgtggtgtcaactcaggccacgatcgtaggccatgacctacgctacatccacgatcttaggccatgacctacacgacatccacaacttagggtggtgatgcaagccacgatcttagttcaagatataaatagaacttagatcagatagaagagggttaagctctctagagataaaagaccatatagcaaatagcaagtttgtatttgtaagctgtagaaaacagatcaagcaatacaactctgccccttttcttcccgtggacgtagatttacctcagtaaatcgaaccacgtaaatttcttgtgtcataatcttcattctctaccagcatttactaacaccagaaattcgcggatccatcactggcgccgactgtgggaaacagagaacaaaatttgtgataaagcgaatttttgatccatttttttccacccaaaaaatgcataccagatcgcagagtacccgtattcctgcccgtgagaaccaggaggaagccaatccatcccataggtctggaaaacagcctagggataaatccaccaccagttctcatggcgaaggaacaggccgctccaaaaatcgtcccactgagtcttcccagcagcctgatttgaatgaggctgtcaagctgttcttggctgagaagcaggatgagttcttagccttcctgcaaaagagccaagagccgaagacgaaagcggaggattctccttcctcatccagacatgaaagtcactaccgcagtagtgccgtgtcttccaggaagaagaatcctcaaccccgacatattcctgttcttcctcgtaccggaatcacaggagaactcaatctcctccataccgacgagatatcggattcgccgtgtacggagcactgaagactccgttctcggacgacatcacccgaactcccctaccacagaactaccgaactccgtcgatgacttacgacgggctcgtggaccctcacgatttcttggggcgctatcaatataacatggcgaaccagggtctcaacgaggtccacatgtgcaagctgtttcccgagctgctcatcgggaacgcgagaaggtggttcgatagcctcccccagggcagcatcagatcttaccgagatctaatggatgccttccacaggaggttctttcagaaagcggaagcccgaatcacttcggctcagctgctttccattcgtcaaggtcgcgacgaaaaaattagcgactttatgacaagattccacaaggaatgcctgcaagtagacgatctcaacgatctgcttgtcatctcggcattccaaaatggaatcctgcccggagctctctacaggaagctcgttgagtgcggtccgcagacagctcaggaaatgtgggacattgcggaccagtactcccggccgatgaggcagaccgtcgcaaacggtcgttagacagctcatcgtcccgaggagacaggaggaagcccgatcatagcgatcagggacatcctcgccgaactccttttggcgatcagggacatcctcgccgaactccttttgaaaggattcaaaggactccggtgcaagacagattgggaccccgtctcaatcccgagaagccgcccgctcagttcgtaccgctgaacaagccgagagcggaaattttcgaactacactctgacctgttcgaaaagccaaagcggatgacgaaatctgccgcgcgccgaccccaggataactactgctcctaccatcaagaccacggtcacgataccgaggagtgcagaaacttggctgcaggtatcgatgttcttgtgaggcagggacattgaaaaaataccaaagcaagcagtcaaagaagaataagaagcagagaggtgcgaactgcgctcctcaggatccgaaaaggcagccggatcccgaagacgatgacgagccgcaatatgatggagtaatcctgactattgacgctctccctgccgggaagaccaagtcgtccctgaagtcagagcgcagaggctccaatcgagagagccaacgcataaaaggctgaagcaggacgaagtgattacgttctcggatgctgatcccgtccctgccatctctcctcaccaagacgccattgtcatccaagccggagtggcaaacaaactgatccacagggtgtttgtggatacaggagcgtcagtcagcattctttttaaagagtgcttcgacaaactagaagtggacccagctcggctcagcccggctccgcttcccctgaagagcttcgcccaggaggacacccgccctgaaggtattatcagccttccgatcacggtggggaaagcgcctactagctccagtacgatgattgagtttttcgtggtgaaagctcggtccccgtacaacgtcatcctgggaagagactggctcaacacagttcgggccatttgctccacttatcacctcaccatcaagatccctactaaaggagggatagcggtcatccgaggtgaccaaaagagagcaaaggaatgtctgcaaattgcgcttagaagtgccgagcagtcagatcggcaccaccaagcatagcaatcacagcagccggagtcagaggcaatgaccgaagtcataccggagccgaattcgatgacagttcagctgtacgaagacgatccatccagaacggttaagatcggcttcgcgggaacgcctctacttcgggaaaaaaccatccagctcctcaaggagtacaaagacgtctttgcatggtctccgttggacatgaccggagtgccccccgaggtaatcactcatcgtttaaatattgatccttcggtccggccgataaaacagaagcaaagactctttgcggcagaacgaagtcaagtcatccatgacgaagtccgtcaattattgaaggcggatgtgttattcgaagtgaagtatccttcgtgggtggccaatcctgtcatgatcaagaaaaaggaaggaggatggcggatgtgcatagatttcaccgatctaaataagcactgtcccaaagattgctatccccttccgaacatagataaaaaagtagaagctctgataggctttgaaattttttgttttcttgatctatacaaaggataccatcaggttttaatggatgagattgacgcttcaaaaacggccttcattactgatttcggcattttcgcttataaaaagatgccattcggtttaaagaatgccggagccacttatcaaaggatggtagacaagctttttcggcacctgattggaaaggaggtcgaagtgtatgttgacgatatagtcgtcaagagcaaaagcacctcggagtacgagcacaacctcaagtccactctcaacgtgctcaagaaagccaacctcaaacttaatcccaaaagtgtacctttttggtagattcgggaaagtttctgggttgttgggtttcaaaggacggactcaaggcaaacccctcaaaagttcaagtcgttcagaacatggcaatgccgaagtccatacatgacgtgcaaaggctaaccggatgtctagccgcactgaatcgattctttcccaagcagccgaaaagcaactgccgttcttcaaggtgttgaaaaaggcaccaaagttcgagtggggagccgagcagaaaagggcctttgacgagctcaaaagttatctagccgagcttcctattctctctgctccaaccgaagccgaagtaatattcttatacttagcggcatcggatcaaaccatcagcgcggtgcttgtacgagaagaaggcctaaagcagcttcccatctatttacaagccgagcattaagaggtccagaaacaggtatcaacctctggaaaagattgctctggcattagtaaatgcagcaaggagactgcggccatacttctatgctcacaaggtatgcgtcttaactgatctgccacttcggcaagtgttgaccaaaccagaagcatcaggcagaatcgccaagtgggctatagagttgggagagcacacaattgaatatctacctcggaaagccatcaagggacaagccttggcagattttcttgcagaagcaaagttcgatcaagcaattcctgttattgccgaacagaagaattctgccaatgccgaactagcacagcccttggaatccgaagtagagccgccggactgctggagcggattcgtagatggagcttcaaacaagatgggaagtggagctggtattttacttgtcgctcccgacggacacgaggtaacctactcacttcggttcctattcccactactaataatgaagccgagtacgaagccctcctggccggactccagttagcgcaaagtctgctcgtcaaatctctcaaagtccattgtgattcacaagtcatagtaaatcacatgttgggtacaagtgaagctcgtgacgagagaatgaagaagtatttggacaaagcgcaaagcatcagccgaagtttctcctattttcggataatccgcattcccagagcggaaaatagccgagcagataccttaagtaagttggcctcagatccgagctcaaaggcggaagaattaatgcatcgaagcattgatgaagccgaggtacattcagtatccagctcgccgaactggatgacgccgatcttgcagtatctggatcaaggacaattgcccgaggataagagagaagctcggaagatcacgtgccgagcacttcggtacgaacttcatgaaggagtcctctttagaaagtcttacctccagccgttattgcggtgcgtaggaccagaagagacggactacatcctcagagaagttcatgaaggatcgtgcggtagccacatcggagccagagctttagctaaaaaagttctgagatggggatattattggccaaccatggtacaagaggcagtgcagctcgtcaagaagtgtacgaagtgccaaattcatgcaaatgtcccaaggatgccgcagaccgatctatacactatgcaaagcccttggcctttcatgcaatggggcatagacatagtgggaccacttcctcaagctcctcggcaaatgaaattccttatcgttgccgtggactacttcacgaagtgggtggaggctgaaccattagctacgataacgagctcaaaggcattggacttcgtctggaagaacatagtgtgccgatttggcataccccacatcctcatctcggataatgggactcagttcaccgacaagacgttcaagaattggtgccaagagctgaacattcaacagcggttcacttcggtctcccatccccaagcaaacggacaaacggaagtaacgaaccggattctggtgaaagggttaaaagctcggttagaacaagccaaaggacaatgggtagaaaatctccctcaagtcctatggtcctaccgaactacacccaaaacctccaacggtgaaactccgtatagtctggtgtacggcactgaagccgtaattccggtggagatcggcgtacccagtccccgaactctaaatttctcctcagaaatgaatgacgacggactgagagcagaactagatctcgccgaagaaagaagagaattggcgtgcataaaagcagccaagtataaggagcaagtagcccggtattataaccaaagggtgaaaaagcttcaatttcaagtgggagatctcgtcttgagaaacaacgaagtaagccgagcagaaaagctgggcaactcgaacccacatgggagggtccatatcgggtgtcagaagtcctcggcaaagggtcttataaattgactcacatgtcaggagaacaagtaccccgaacatggcacgtctccaacctcaagaagttccacttgtaagagacaaagt from Salvia splendens isolate huo1 unplaced genomic scaffold, SspV2 ctg216, whole genome shotgun sequence harbors:
- the LOC121789347 gene encoding heavy metal-associated isoprenylated plant protein 47-like; its protein translation is MHNEKARSKAMSIAVNVPGVAAVSIDENDQLVVTGEGVDSVCLAKSLRKKFCFADIVSIQDVNPANSSGPSTPDSSPPRPTQAQYCPPVYYERVVYDASPPNCTIL